Proteins encoded within one genomic window of Panicum virgatum strain AP13 chromosome 1N, P.virgatum_v5, whole genome shotgun sequence:
- the LOC120655283 gene encoding probable protein phosphatase 2C member 13, mitochondrial → MVCIGSLLRALVLRAAASSAGRRQGPRVLCGRAADVRVTPRHGYGWRGLRAVAGRMMLDSSDPASPAAAEAGQVQPQRRAAGAVPQAHDGGYASGGWEREDGKLSCGYSSFRGKRATMEDFYDVKLTEIDGQAVSLFGVFDGHGGSRAAEYLKEHLFENLLKHPEFLTDTKLAISETYQKTDTDFLESESSAFRDDGSTASTAVLVGDHLYVANVGDSRAVISKAGKAMALSEDHKPNRIDERKRIENAGGIVIWAGTWRVGGVLAMSRAFGNRLLKPYVVAEPEIQEEQINGDLECLVLASDGLWDVVENEEAVSLGKSEDAAESAARKLTEIAYSRGSADNITCIVVQFHHDKTG, encoded by the exons ATGGTATGCATCGGTAGCCTCCTGAGGGCGCTGGTGCTTCGTGCGGCGGCGTCGTCTGCGGGCAGGCGCCAGGGGCCCAGGGTCCTGTGCGGCCGGGCGGCGGATGTGCGCGTGACGCCCCGGCACGGGTACGGCTGGCGCGGGCTCCGGGCGGTCGCGGGCAGGATGATGCTGGACTCCTCTGACCCTgcctcccccgccgcggcggaggcggggcagGTGCAGCCGCAGCGACGCGCGGCGGGGGCCGTGCCCCAGGCGCACGACGGCGGCTACGCCAGCGGCGGATGGGAGAG AGAAGATGGTAAACTGAGTTGTGGATACTCAAGTTTTAGAGGGAAGAGGGCTACTATGGAGGATTTCTATGATGTGAAGCTAACTGAAATTGATGGGCAAGCTGTTAGCCTGTTTGGTGTTTTTGATG GTCATGGAGGATCACGTGCTGCTGAGTATTTGAAGGAACACTTGTTTGAGAATCTTCTGAAGCATCCTGAGTTCTTGACGGATACAAAGCTTGCTATAA GCGAAACATATCAGAAAACAGATACAGATTTCTTGGAATCAGAATCAAGTGCCTTTAGGGATGATGGTTCAACAGCTTCAACTGCAGTTTTGGTGGGTGACCATCTGTATGTTGCAAATGTTGGTGATTCTCGTGCTGTTATTTCAAAAGCTGGCAAAG CTATGGCACTTTCAGAAGATCACAAACCTAACAGGATTGATGAGCGAAAGAGAATTGAAAATGCTGGTGGTATTGTCATTTGGGCTG GTACTTGGAGGGTAGGTGGTGTATTGGCAATGTCCCGTGCATTTGGCAATCGTTTACTAAAACCATATGTGGTGGCAGAACCTGAAATTCAG GAAGAGCAGATCAATGGGGACCTGGAATGCCTGGTTCTAGCTAGTGATGGGCTTTGGGATGTCGTGGAAAATGAG GAAGCTGTTTCCCTTGGGAAATCTGAAGATGCTGCTGAGTCTGCAGCTCGGAAACTGACAGAGATCGCCTACTCTCGGGGCAGCGCCGACAACATTACATGCATCGTGGTTCAGTTTCACCATGATAAAACTGGATGA
- the LOC120655285 gene encoding zinc finger CCCH domain-containing protein 15, whose translation MADGGGGGGAGEPAAGAGSAPVCSFVRKPPKNIRKRPAAPAGSDDEDDGGGALAALRSKKGPSSAGKLVFSSADASSEPRRFQYESSRTIQSTDSRATATLETETEFDRDARAIRERQLKQAEKALKKNPSGASSASASGEVYKGIHGYTDYKAGFRREHTVASEKAGGSHGPLRASAHIRLSARFDYQPDICKDYKETGYCGYGDSCKFMHDRGDYKSGWQLEKEWEEAEKARKRRIAMGGGDGSDDEAADEEDDDDDEALPFACFICRQPFVDPVVTKCKHYFCEHCALKHHSKNKKCFVCNKPTMGIFNAAQEIRKKMAQDKKQQQQQQQQHED comes from the exons atggccgacggcggcggcggtggcggcgccggcgagccagCGGCCGGCGCTGGCTCGGCGCCGGTGTGCAGCTTCGTGAGGAAACCACCCAAGAACATCCGGaagcgccccgccgcgcccgcaggctccgacgacgaggacgacggcggcggcgccctcgcgGCCTTGCGGTCGAAGAAGGGCCCGTCCTCCGCGGGCAAGCTCGTCTTCTCCTCCGCCGACGCCTCCTCCGAGCCGCGGCGGTTCCAGTACGAATCCTCCCGGACGATCCAGTCCACGGATAGCCGAGCCACCGCCACGCTCGAGACGGAGACGGAGTTCGACCGCGACGCGCGCGCCATCCGCGAGCGCCAGCTCAAGCAGgccgagaaggccctcaagaaGAACCCCTCCGgtgcctcctccgcctccgcctccggggAGGTGTACAAGGGGATCCACGGCTACACGGACTACAAGGCCGGGTTCCGCCGGGAGCACACGGTGGCCAGCGAGAAGGCCGGCGGCTCGCACGGCCCGCTCCGGGCCTCCGCGCACATCCGCCTCTCCGCGCGGTTTGACTACCAGCCCGACATCTGCAAGGACTACAAGGAGACGGGCTACTGCGGGTACGGTGATTCCTGCAAGTTCATGCACGACAGAGGGGATTACAAGTCCGGGTGGCAGCTCGAGAAGGAGTGGGAGGAGGCGGAAAAGGCCCGCAAGCGGCGCATTGCGATGGGCGGTGGCGATGGGAGCGATGATGAGGCAGCGgatgaggaggacgacgacgacgatgaggcCCTGCCCTTTGCCTGCTTCATTTGCAGGCAGCCTTTTGTAGATCCGGTTGTCACAAAATGCAAGCACTACTTTTGTGAGCATTGCGCATTGAAG CACCACTCGAAGAACAAAAAGTGCTTCGTCTGCAACAAGCCGACTATGGGCATCTTCAACGCTGCGCAGGAGATCCGCAAGAAGATGGCCCAGgacaagaagcagcagcagcagcagcagcagcagcatgaggATTAG